The genomic window ATCTCTCTCGGTTCAGAATGGTTGCCTGGTTTACTTGAGGATTTACATTACTTGCTCTAAAGTCTGAACCCAAAGCTATATTTCATAACAGCACTGATAAAACCCGCCTATACTTTCACGCATTACTGTTCTTGTGCGCAACTAATTTGAAACCATGTCTCTCGGTCACAGATTGCGAATGGAAAGCTCAGGCAGGGAATACATGCGCAGTGTCATTTGATTGGAAATGCAGTGGCATATGTGACTCTGTGGAGAACATGCAGTGGGTGCACAATAGATGTGGAGAAAGCGAGAAATCTCTCTGGATTTCTTCTTTCTAAGCAGGGCCACCGGAAGATCTGACATGACTAGCTGAATGCTACATTGTATAACAGATCAGAACATGTTGTACATTGTGCAGAAAATGTATTAGATTCATCTTGTAGCAATAGTAGCTAAGCTAGGCTCAATTTTGTGATTGGGGCTCACCATACACCGATACACCAACTATGCAGACCGTGGTTTCACTGAGACTGCCGGTGACGGTTGAGGGTACATAGGCTGATCTACTTTTTCTCATGTTTTAGGTTGCCatttttgttgtaacttgtaaggaTCTAATGTATTCTGTGCATTGTTACcaagatatatacatatatgcagaGCCTTTTCACTCTTCAATCTACTCCATCTAGATACTAGATATGCTGTTCTGAATTTCAAATGCGTTCCAAAACACATATGAATGgctcaagatttttttttttctgggaggGCACGAATTCCTCGTGAATTCAGTAGTACTTTCGTCTGAACCAATGTAAATTCTTTGTGGGCTGGGCCATCTAGCCACCACCAGATAACTCCAGGCCCAACCCAACTAAACGGAACATGGCCCAACTGGGCTGCACCACGGGCCGGGCCACTTGCAATTTtcctaggaaaaagtacaccaaagattcctcaacttgtcatcgggataaaaaacatcctcgaGCCACAAAACTAGATATGCggggtccctcaactatacaaaaccaATCACCCGAGGTCCCTCGGTGATTTTCAACCCGGTTTTGTttgacgtggcagctgagtcagcgtgggaccctcTAGCCAGCTGACATGTAGGGCCcatatgggtcccacgctgattcAGCCGCCACTCCGGATAAAACCGAAACCACAGAGGGACTATAGTTGAGGGACCATGtatatctgattttgtggttcgaggacgttattgtatcccgatgacaagttgagggacctttggtgtactctTTCCATTTTCCTAACCGTCCGATTGAAAAGGAACGGCCCGAACGGGACTCCCACGCACGCGCGGAATGTGTACCACAGGTTTACGTAAACGCTATACCGGAGGCGTAATCTAGCTGCCGCTGTTTACGCCGGCGCGTTTTTTTCACCTTCCCGCCTCGCTTTCCCTCCACGCGGCGGCGATAAATTCCAACCTccgcctcgctcctcctcctcctcctccgcgcccaaATTCTCCAAATCTCCCCGCGCTCGAATCCGCCATGGCGCACGCGTCTCCCTCTCCCATGgactgccaccaccaccgccgccagctgctgctgcgctcCCCGTCGCGGAGGTCCTCGCCGCCGGGGGCCCTGGCCCAcgccgacgagcgcctccaccaccaccgcttccTCCGCCCCGGCGCGCTCGCGCGGCTGCGCGACTCCAAGGTCATCGCCCGCtcgctccggtccgccgccgccgccgcggcggtggccgtgcccgcgtcgccgcccgcgcgcacgctcccgccgtcctcgcctcccccgaccgccgccgcggcggcgggagatggCGCCGGCGTGCCGCATTTTCTTGGGGCTGTGAGGGGGCCGAGGTACCCGCTCCGGAAGAAGCTGGCCGCGGCCAGGACCGTGGTgttcctgccgccgccgccgacgacggcggcggacgccgcCGAGGTGTTCATGGACGCgttcgcggtggcggcgccgtcggAGATGCTCGCCGCGCACTGACAGACTGATTCCTCAGGCTGCCTGCTCCACTCTTTGTTTTAGACTTCTTTAGATCTGTGCAGATTTGTCTTCTTTCGTTTGTTCTTGATTTAGGAGTTAATTTCAGGAGAAATAACTTCGGATTTCTTAAAGATTCTActtctttgtgtgtgtgtagattttttatttgtagTTTCGGCATCTGGAGATCCTCAGATCCGAATTTGTTGTTCTGGTACTAAGAACAGAGCTAGTATTcagattttaatccaaaatccCTCAGCATCATATTTTTATGGCTTCCACAATAAGAACTGTGCAAACTGATACCACTAGTCACTGTGATTCCTAGCATAAGGAAACCTTCAACTGATGGTAAAGGACAGGTGATCATTGATAAGGCACAGAATGCCTGATTGCCTGTAGGCTTTTGTTCAATGTTGACATGATTCCACACATGAAAGATCAGTAGTACAAAGTATACACACTGCTATATAAGCTACTATGACAAAACTGTGTCCAGAACTCCAGACGCCAAGCGTGACCCTGAAACACTGGGATGCAACAATCCTATTCTTTTTTGTCACAAAcccacgatttttttttcttgtattcaGACAATTGTGATGCATACAACAACCAAGAGTACACAACTAAGGCTTGCCACTAGCTCTTGCGCAGGTATTTGCTCACTTGGGCTGCAAGCGCTACAGATTTGGCATTGATGTCGTTCATCAGGTACTCCCTTTCGGCGCGACGGCGTTGCTGTCGTTCTCTCTTGGCTCTCTTTGGGGCCAACCTTGCTTCTCTCTCCACATAGGCTAGCCTGAACTTCTCGGCGATTGGAATTTCAGGGGGCGCATTTGGGTTGGTTGGAACGGTGGGTCTTCGAGGGGCGGCAGCAACAGCCCATGTTTTGGGGTCAATATCTGCGATTATG from Oryza glaberrima chromosome 6, OglaRS2, whole genome shotgun sequence includes these protein-coding regions:
- the LOC127778070 gene encoding uncharacterized protein LOC127778070 produces the protein MAHASPSPMDCHHHRRQLLLRSPSRRSSPPGALAHADERLHHHRFLRPGALARLRDSKVIARSLRSAAAAAAVAVPASPPARTLPPSSPPPTAAAAAGDGAGVPHFLGAVRGPRYPLRKKLAAARTVVFLPPPPTTAADAAEVFMDAFAVAAPSEMLAAH